TTAAATACAAAACACAGCTGATAATATCATAGTTGATAATCCACTGTCAGTTTTCAAAAAGATAAATCAAAATGTTCATATTAGTGCAACTGCACTGAGAAAATCAATTCAAATTATCATATTGCTCTTCATTGAGAGCACCAAAGCATCATCTTGGAACAAGAAGAAGTGTTAATGCTACTTCAAGTAGTTCCAATATGCAAGTCCTGCATAGTGGCATTGTGCCCCTCCTCAACTGATAGTAAGGAAAGTTATTTAGATGCAGATACTTCTCAATGCAATGTTTGTTTATATGTAGCCACAaaaaagtgagataaatgaagacaATTTCCTGGTCTGTTGGAGAACAGAACAAATAGATTCGACAGTTTGtttgacatgtacaaactccctaCTGCAGACACACTTTGCATGATAGCATCTTTCAATGTTctcaaggagaaattcaagaggaACAGTCTACAGTGAAAATTTTACCCTGCTTCTTTAGCAATGTCTCTAAGAGCACAATAAAGAACCAACGATGTGTGAAATAACAGCAAACATCATGATCCTTATTTTAAGTTAGCAAAAGACATTAAGATACCCAACAGCATATAATAGAAAACTTCAAGGTTCAGAATTTCAATTTACTATATCAATCATTTTGGTTTTCATGTATTCATAAATCATAACCAAAGTTTACCTGTTTAGCTGCATCTATTAAAGCAGCAGCCATGGACCTTGGTTGATCTGCCACTGCAGCTGGATCTTCTGTTGAGTTAGACTGCGGCTCAGGATAATTTGGAGATAACTGCAACGGTGGAGCATCTCGTTGCAGTGTACCAACGGTATTGAAGGTAATCCCTGCAATTAGACCAACTTGCTCCTGCAGCTGTGAAATGATGTCCATTCTTTTGAAATACCAAGTGTATGGCTTGaagaaaattcaaaacaaaaaagtgTCAGAAAAAGAGAAACTAAAAATTTCAAGTACAAAAAAGAGGTTATGAAGCATTGAAATAATCTaatccagagcaccttatagatgAATGATAAAACATGTGGCTTCAACACAAGGCATCTGTTTTTACACTCATATTTTCCAGTGTTAATTCTTATTCTTAAAAAGCCATTATGTAGACCAGAGGAATAAGTTCCTTGGATTAAAAATTGCAACCAACATTTATTATAACAATGATTTCATTTCACTTCGTTCCTATAAGATGATCTGTATAGAATTCTAAACATCAGACTATTTTAAGGTAATAGAGCAAATCATTGGAATGGATTCAACAGGAGGGTAAggtgaaaagaaaaaatatttacaaaacaaAAACAGATATCAAGATCTATGCCAATATTTATAGAAGACCATAATAACTAATAACCCATGCAAAAGAGCAAGAACCATTGATTTTAAATGCCCAATGTAAAGAAATTTAACATGCCTACTCATCTAGAACACAGCAATTAAAAAGCATTAAGCAACAAGGTTAAgaacttaaaagaaaaaaatatttttaaaatgcttCAAGGACAATGCAATTTGAAGAAGGATTATATTTTTGTGTGCATTTAATGTTTCTCCATAATTTCATAGTGAATCCTCATTGCTTGACTAGCATTAGATGTTACTCAACCAACAGAAATTGAAGTATGAAAGTTGGTTCCAATATACAAATGCAGATTCCAACAAAACCCAAATAAAACTACAGGATGCTTACTTTTCATTTGATTGAGAAAGATTGACTCCATTTGAGTGCATTACCTTCTCATAATTTGAATTTCAACTTGTTAATGTAAAGCAAGATCATTTCGTTATTAGATAAAGGTAGCGAATAAAGCAATTAATACCTGAGCTCTGAGAATGCAACTACAACAACCAGAGTCTATATCGCATATTGTGGTCCAATTCTTCCTACTCCATTGAAGGCTTGAGCTAGAGATGATGCAAGACATCCACGTGGAGgagccaaaatttgaatttcaaattttcctgcAAAAGGCAATGATATGCtctgaccaactttgaatttgcaGGTAGTGGGAGTTCAAAAATAGTCTGACCAGCTGCGAGTAGTGGGAGCTAAAAATAGTCTAACCAACTCTAAATTTTGGAAGAATATAAATTGGGTTGAAGGCACCGTAGGCGGCTCAGATGTTTTGGGGGGCAGTTTTGGTTTTAGGTGGGTGTGTGGGTGCTTCTTGGAGGCTGCGGTAGCTTCTAGAGGCAGCAACTTTTGAGTTTGAGGGTGCTGTTTTTGGAGTGGGGTGCAGGGTTGGCTAAAAAGAATAAGAGAAGCTTCAATTAGGGGGGGTTGGTTGTGAAACTTTGGAGAGAAACTATTAGGAAGGCTTTCAAAAAGCCATGGGAGTTGTTAGTATAGTTTGTTGCAGGTTTATGAGCAGACCACATTAGATGTGTGATTGTATTCATCAGTCCATAAGCTGAATCATATGTATTTGCAGATTTGTAGAAACATTATCTCATTTTGAAGGTGTTGAATGAAAAATATAGAGTTTTAATTTGCAgactttcatttctatttcatagcATTTGATTTGAATTCTAGTTTCGTTACTATGAAAGGGTCTGTGTATGATTCCCACTGCATCAATGGTAGAAGATTCTGAGTGTGCAGCAGATTTGCCAGAGGGAGGCAGCTTGCACCAGGGTCGAGTTTGTAGGTGTTGGGAAAATGTATGCAAGAGGAGGCCCATGTGGTTGGGGTAGAGTTGGAGTTAGGGTAAAGGAAGGGGTGATAATTTTGTTCATGATGATGATTTCAGAGCCTTGAGAAGGCAGGTTGAAACTTTACAAGAAGAGATTAGAAGAGGGTTTGCAACAATAAGGGACCtagtgagtgatgaagaagaagagagttTGGAGGATGCCAGCCAAACAAGTGAACAAAGAAATGCAGCAGCAGC
This genomic stretch from Cryptomeria japonica chromosome 8, Sugi_1.0, whole genome shotgun sequence harbors:
- the LOC131078547 gene encoding mediator of RNA polymerase II transcription subunit 21, translated to MDIISQLQEQVGLIAGITFNTVGTLQRDAPPLQLSPNYPEPQSNSTEDPAAVADQPRSMAAALIDAAKQFDALVAALPLSEGGEEAQLRQIEQLQGENEEVGKELQKELEAAELEFKQIQELFDMTTDNCFNLKSPR